Within the Osmerus mordax isolate fOsmMor3 chromosome 6, fOsmMor3.pri, whole genome shotgun sequence genome, the region GCGCCATGCGGTGGGGAACAACGAGTTTGGCACGGTGGACCACGAGAGGCTGTCCAAGATGCTGTCCCTGCCTGAGGAGCTGGCACGCATGTACCGGGATGACATCACCATCATCGTCACTCAGTTCAACCCTCACGTGATTGGAACACAGAGTTCCACCCTCACGTGATTGGAACACAGAGGCACGGAGGACAGTCCTGAACAGGACCAGCACAGGGATCATGTGGAGGAGGCAGCATGGGCAGTttaccattcacacacacacacaatcactattTAACTTATTCTTTACCagcaacagacacaaacacacgattTAACCTATTCTtcaccatcatcacacactatatttacatttacattttacatttagtcatttagcagacgctcttatccagagcgacttacagtaagtacagggaccttccccccgaggcaagtagggtgaagtgccttgcccaaggacacaacgtcattttgcacagctgggaatcgaactggcaaccttcagattactagcccgactccctaaccgctcagctatctgactccctatttaaCCTATACTTtaccatcatcacacacaatatTGAACCTATTCTTTACatttgacacacacagaaacaaacactatTTAACTTATTCTCTaccatcaacacaaacacacaagctatTCAACCTATTCTGTACCatgctttcaaacacacacatatatacatatatatatatatatatacacgtaTCAGTTAGACGTCTGTACTGCAGAAggggtgtgtgtctacatgctgCTCATCATAGTTTCAGGGCTGCGTGAACATGAACCAACGTTCATGTTGGTTATCATGCTGCCCTCATCCTAGACTTATCATGCTGCCCTCATCCTAGACTTATCATGCTGCCCTCATCCTAGACTTATCATGCTGCCCTCATCCTAGACTTATCATTCTGCCCTCATCCTAGACTTATCATGCTGCCCTCATCCTAGACTTATCATGCTGCCCTCATCGTGGCTGCATGGCTGCATGGCTCAGGAGATCAGACAGGAGATCATATCCATGTTTCATGTGCCAAGTGATGCTCCTGGGCACTGTGGTTGCTCAACTGCtgttacattgtgtgtgtgtgtgtgcacgtgtgtgcacgtgccgTTTGGTCTTGCTTTGTACTGCATTTCAAAATATGTACACACTCCATTTGTGTTTGAACTTTCTCATCTTTTGCACATTAGCTTCTATCTTCTCCTTCCAGCAGAGCGGGACTGTAGCTGCACCATCCAGCTGCACGTGGAAATGGGTTTTTATAACATTTTATTATGTGCTTTACAGCAAATGAGACACTGTGGTGAAATCTCTATTGACAGAGCAGAGTTTAAATACTAATACCGCAACAACACATGTTCTAGAACTTCAGTCTGTAACTTAAATCTTTCCAGGATATGAAGTTTAGGCCCTTTGAAGTTCCAGACAGGCGGTTAGTAACTGAATCTCCTCCTGCTGAACCAGTCTCTGTCCCACAGAACTCCTtatcccagaatgcactgctGCAGGCCTGGGCTGTGGAGAGGTAGTTCTATGTTTAGGAAggtaaggaaaggaaaggaaaggacatGACACGGTTTGGATTCCCATCATACTTACTCCCACAGGGGTGTGTAAATCAAAGAGGTGCCCTAGATTATGGGTgttcagacaggaagtgttgtCAGTGACCACTGTTGGGATGGCTGCCAAGATTGTTCAGTGAGGGAGTGTGGAACCAGACATGTGGTGaaacctttttattttattttatatatatatatatatggtattTTTTTTCTGCATAACTGTCACGAGGAATGTATATTTAACAGCTGTAATTTTATGTAAACATCGTTTTTTGTCACAAGAAATGAATGTGAgccttatttttatttttttatggtgGATGCCTGATGGTTAGTGTGTCTTCTGTCATCATCATGCTGATCTGTCAGAGCACAACCATACGGTTCAGATGGTCGAACCCTGACCACTGTGGTCGGGCTGGTTTATATTTAGCAGGAGAGAATGTAAAGCAAGGGGCCTCCGGCTAAATACTTGAAGGTTACTTTTACTTTTAACATTACAAGATGTGTATATATCCTAAACTATACACACAACTATACACACTATATACTGTAAGACATGTCACTGTTGAGTGCTTTATCCTTAACAGTTTGGTTTCTGGAATATAACGATtttgtatttgaaatgttttaataAAACTAAGTAGTTGGAGGTGATTTGTTTctgcgtgagtgtgtggagACACCAGAGTGTGTCAGGATTAGCTGGCTTCAGCTGCCTCGCCCCTGGAATGTGGTTTTGCTGCTTCCACCATGCCACTCAGAAGGTTGTCCTGGTCTCCAGTTACAGTAGAGATTGTAGTTTGGCATGCGCCAAAGGTGAAAGGGTGTGTGGactgtgtacatgcgtgtggactgtgtacatgcgtgtggactgtgtacatgcgtgtggaCTGTGTACATGCGTGTATGTGAAGGTCAGTGTGGTGTCGCCCCACTCACCTGAAAGCACGAGTGAATCATAGAACGTTCTGCTCTTCCACCTCAGTTCTGTCCGTTCGTGAACTCTTCAATCCTTTACCTTCCCCCTCAActctaaatcaaatgtatttgtacctttttacaagcagtgtcacagagggcttcacacacgcccatagaactgcccctcaaccaacctaaaccctgaaggaagacaaggaaaaacttgctttggttgttcacaatgtgtgcttcatgttttggctactcgcgatgttttgtggctatcttgttgttatgatcagtgacctatgcactttgtaaagctctctcttggaagtcgctttggataaaagcgtctgctaaatgaataaatgtaaatgtgtggttcatgttttggctactcgcgatgttttttggctatcttgttgttatgatcagtgacctatgcactttgtaaagctctctcttggaagtcgctttggataaaagcgtctgctaaatgaataaatgtaaaaactaaTTTAAGGCAAGATTttagaaaccttgggaggagcaattcagtgagggatcccctcctccagagacggttggtgaaagagagctgcagaacacaggctaaacagtcTCACATCAAGGAAATTGCCAATGGGTGTTTAAACACAGAATTTCAAAGTTAAATTCAGGTCAGAGTTGAATGTCATTTTAAGCAGTGGTAGCCACAGGACCGGGGTCATGAGATCGGATTTCTAACTCTGGTCAGTTTAGTTTGACGACTCCACAAGTGGAGAGTTTAGTTCACAGCACTAAAACCTAGCGACGCACATAAACTACTCCACTAGAGCGTGCTAGGGTGTTGTCAGCCTGGGTCCTGGGTCCAGGGTCCTGGGTCCAGGGTCCTGGGTCCTGGGTCCAGGGTCCAGGGTCCTGGGTCCAGGGTCCTGGGTCCTGGGTCCAGGGTCCTGGGTCCTGTAAATGTGAGCTGAGTCCAGCTCTGTGCTTATGTGACCCAGCCCTCTGCAGGGAATCAGTTTGTTAAATGTCTTAAAATGTTTATCTATAAGATCTGTTAATCTGTAGATTTAGCATCTTTTTGATGAACATTCAGCTATTCATTCTTATATTCTAATGTGTTTTGCTCTTTTTACCCTAACTATCACAGGCATGCAtgacaacttagagctcaatggtcttaagacagtggagatggttgtagacttcaggaagaacacagccccactcacccccatcaccctgtgtgactctccagtcaacactgtggagtccttccgcttcctgggcactatcctctcccaggacctcaagtgggaactgaacatcagctccctcatcaagaaagcacaacagaggatgtacttccttcggcagctgaagaagttcaacctgctaaagacaatgatggttcacttctactcagccatcattgagtccatcctcacctcctccatcaccgtctggtacgctgctgccactgccaaggacaagagcaggctgcagcgtatcatccgcactgctgagaaggtgattggctgcaatctgcctaccctcgaggacctgcacacctcgaggacccccTGAgatgagcgaggaagattgtggcctactcctcccaccctggacactccccgtttcagtcactcccctccaccagaaggctgcggtccatcagggccaatacctcacgccacaaaaacagtttcttcccttccgctgttggcctcttcaacaaggccaagggaccacactgactctaatgacttcctgcttaaaacacactgctttttgcattgcattacaaaattgtatcttgtacatttgtattttttgtaatatttgtatttttgtatttttatattgtaatttacggcaacttatattttattttattgtatatttaattcaattctaatcccacttagtactgctagtttatgtacccttagtatagatagtccacatatttaaattttaggtccctatatgtttattgtatgcaccttcctgccaaagcaaattccttgtctgtgcaaactttcatggcgaataaatcccattctgattctgattctgaaaactcTCAGAAAAACTCaccacaggagaaaaaatttaagaaaccttgggaggagcaattcagtgagggatcccctcctccagagacggttggtgaaagagaggagcagaacacaggctaaacatagtcaatTCATTATGTAATACTGAAAACAATAATACACATTTCCAAGGTTTTAAAAGCTtgtgcaaatagtcccctcttttacagtgatcagtctgctcttaaaatccaatcagaatgataatgATTTCATATgactagaactagttcacactttcctaTGTGTTGTTGATATGACTtgatgaaattatgttagctgtCATTTTATGCCATGGTCCAAAAACagtgaaatgtgttttatttttagaaaaaaaatattttggggggggcaattaaacttttatttaaaatcCATCTTATCACAATAATCAAGACACAATGTGAAtcaacaccacaacaactgaagcagaacactttgcaaacacaaaatgtatatatgatgtgtgtgtgaatatgtgtgagtgtgtgcagctgtgtgtccacgtgtgtctgagtgtgtgtgcgtctttgtcAGAAAGGTGGCCTAACATGGTCAATGCATCCcatcatttttttattttctccttttctctccccccttcccaccggcagggctgtgtgtgtctgtgtgtctgtgggtgtatgtgtgtgttgttgtggaaCGTGTTGCCAGGTTACTGTTAGAGAAACACTAACATTATGACGTAATATACTTGATGTGCTTGTAACTCTCATTTTGTTACTTTCCCTGTCCcattgttttctctccctctctctctttctttccctctctctctctctctctctctctctctctctctctctctctctctctctctctctctctctctctctgtctccctctatctctccctctctctctctctctctctctctctctctctctctctctctctctctctctctcctctctctctctctctctccctctctccctctctctctctctctctctctctccctctctctctcccactctctctctctcacccacccacacatctCAGCTGGTTGTTATGTGACCTGTGTTGACAGTATTCCTCTGTAATACTAAATGACTAATCAACACTGTCCATTGTTTTTGGAAATACTAGAaaatcatgtttaaaaagacggACTCCTCATTTccctcaagttaaagtaaagaagttcTGATATATACtgaagtatgggctctgacatatactgaAGTGAAAAgtatatggccatgggtgatcaggaatgtctcttcTCAGTCATGTTGACGTTAACTCCCTCTGTATCATCCATAACGTTACACGTTtttcttgttgccttctgctAAGTCAGAGCACATGTAGCACCCacaacaccctaacacacacactctgctctcacatgggctgtttgagtgtgtgggtgtgtacttatgtgtatgtgtgcactccCTTGTCACTtggagagtgaatgtgtgtgtgtgtgtgtatgtgtgtgtacaagtctttATGCACTGAACAAAGGCAAGTCTTACAAACAAGAATCTATCAAAGAAAAAAGCActattcctccttctctctctctctctctcttctctctctctctctctctctctctctctctctctctctcacacacacacacacacaccctaacacacacacacactgagagatgAGTCAGACCGTTGCTCTTTGGAACATTTGGATACACAAAGaggtggagaaaaaaaagaactagATGGAGGCAGGTCAGAGAGGCAGGTCATACTCAGAGAGGCAGGTCAGAGGGCAGGTCACACTCAGAGAGGCAGGTCCGAGAGGCAGGTCGCGCTCAGAGAGGCAGGTCACACTTAGAGGCAGGTCAGAGAGTCAGGTCACGCTTAGAGAGGCAGGTCACACTTAGCGAGGCAGGTCAGAGAGGCAggtcacacagagaggcagatcAGAGAGGCAGGTCAGGGGCAGGTTAATCActcagagaggcaggaagacagacggCTGCAGTGTGGAGGTGTTCATGTTGTTACTGAAGTTACTGGCTGTTATGTCACCTCTAACAAAGGACCAATCACATGTCTCCGGACAGCCTTTGTCAAAACAAACGTCCATAAACACAAACAGCCAAAGGTAAAACTCTTTTTTATTGAGAAACCCACTGTCCACATTATCACTGAGCCTGGATCAGAGGTCCACATGCTGGACCTCTCCAGGAGAGAATGAAGGTGTTACATCTGTGATGTTTACTGTGCTACTTCAGACATGTTTTAGAACGCTGACACCCTGGCTACAAGTCACTAACTAACAGACAAGAACTGGATTACTGTGAGCTTCTACAGTGATCAACTtattaaatgtacatttacaatgtttacaaTAACAGTAGGACATCTTTGTGATgcttgtagacacacacagtaaacccCTCACTGTGTGACTGACATGTCTAACTGGTAGCGTAGAAAGTTTAGACGAAGGTTTGAAAGCATCAATCATGAATGAGAAATATATACCTAAATGAATAAATCACTATTTTATATTTTGTCAACTTTTAGGGTAAATAAGTTATTGAACTGCAACAAAAACTTGATTATAACAAGCTATAGTGTATAACATCCATAAAACTAATGAAACCTTTAGTGTACTATCTTTTAACATAAACAAGCAGCTGTTCTACAGCATGGACTGTGTGTCTCCCTCCTGCAGTCTCCTCTTCTCGTTATCCTTCTTGATGCGGTGGAACACGATGACCAGCAGGAGGACTGGGGAGGACAGGACaacagtcaacaacacaaacacacatctctgtGTTCCGGGCAGCACACACTACAGTCAGTTTGTgctccagctgtgtgtgaggtctGGTGGAGATGAACGTTACTCACCAATGAATCCCAGAGTCCCACCAAGGATCCCGATGGTGGTGGGCATTCCGTACTTGAAGCCGTGCTCACCTGGTTTGGTGTAACAGTACCCCAGCTCTGTACAGTTACACACCCTCACTGTGGATGgagaacacatgaacacacaaccttGGAAAAATACACAATCACTCACTGTACCAACTCACCCTCAAACTTGTGTATGACGCCCATCCCAGCGCTGCACTGTACCAACTCACCCTCAAACTTATGTGTGACGCCCATCCCTGCGCTGTCCTTAATGTTTATGGGGATCAAAAAGGTTTTATCCTCCGTTGGAGATTTCTTCATGGTCAGTTTAGCAGATGTACCTACAGGAAACACATCAGGGACCAGAATGACTCAGATGCTGAACATGACTAGCTGAGGGAAACCACTAGGGGTATAACTGGTCGTCACCATCAATGCTGCTGATGTCCCAGTTAGGAGACTTCTTGCTCTGGGGGAAGGTGAACGTGAAGGGCTGGCTGTAGGGGGCGCTATCTGCATCCGtggctgacaggatgacaggctTGGGCTTCTTGACGCAGATGAAGGCCTGGGTTTCCAGAAGCTTGGGCACGTTGTCATTCACATCCAACAGGCGCACAGAGACCACACACTCCGAGGACAGCTGGGGATTGGCTGTGAAATGATGTCAGATGACAAGATGAGCagggtttgtttacatcgggtGTTGatctgtgctggctgtgtgactggctgtgtgactggctgtgtgactggctgtgtgactggctgtGCTACTGGCTGTGCTactggctgtgtgactggctgtgtgactggctgtgtgactggctgtgctacaggctgtgtgactggctgtGCTACTGGCTGTGCTactggctgtgtgactggctgtgctactggctgtgtgactggctgtgtgactggctgtgtgttttTCACCTTTTTCAAAGGCGATGACTGTGACATCAAAGGCCTCCAGCACCTCTCTGTCCAGCTTGGCCTTGGTCTTGATCTCGCCTGTGGCTGGATCGATCTCTAACCAGCTTTTGGTGTCACCTTCCAGCTTgaatctacaacacacacacacactcactcaactgCATTTGGTATGGTAGCTTTATCAAACTACCGCCTCTTGTTGTTCAGGTGCAACTAAGGCTCAGCTTCCATACTCAATGAGTTTTCCCTCTGGGTCCTTGGCCCCTACTGTGACCACAGAGGCTCCCAGGCTGGTGTTCTCTGGTAGGACCACGTCTAGCATGTCCATGTCAAACTCCGGAGCTTCATCCACATCATTGATCTCCACCGTGACGAAGGCAGTGGACTGGTTGTCGTACTGTATTCCGGCCATCAGGGGCTCTGGGTTCCGGGCGTCGATCTGGAGTCTGGTGGAGGGTGTGATCTCAAAGTCTAGAGGCTGCAGGAGAAaattgggtggggggagggggttatcaTAACATGTGacattcatgtttgtgtgttagggTTGCGGGGAGCGTTTGTTTCGACCACTTCGCTTTAGGCATTTTAAATGCACTAAAAGCTAGCTAACGATAGACTAGCAGAGCAAGTGTAATATGTTTACTAGCGATCACGTGCAGTGAATGGTTAATATTCTTTTATGTCCGTTTTGGTGAGCCCAGAGGGAAAATATGGCATtttaaaagtagcctacatttactgtagctagctaacggtaGACTACAGAGAAAGTGTGATCTTTGTACATCCGTTTCGGAGCGACAGAGGGAAAATATTTCAGTCGACACAACAAGTGGAACCGAAATTAGGAACCGAAATTTGCGTTCTAATCTGGTCCGATTCCTACCGGTTGTGTAGGAACCGGTTCCATAGTGGAACCGTGTTTCGGTACCCaaccctagtgtgtgtgtgtgcgtgtgtatgagtgtgtctatgtgtgtgtgtaacagaggtGGTTttgcaagctccgtcagaggCATACAGGCAACTGTTCGCTCCGACCAGGAGTCAAACCTTccacctctgacttcccaaacgccaccactaccaactacgccaacgaaaagctagaaatgtgttgacgcgggtggcctgttacatacctgaggagtgagtttcaccacacaccggctacatgtgtgcatgtgtatgtatgtgtgtttgagtgtgtatgtgtgtgtctttttcacTCATACCTTGACAAGAACAATCCTGCCCTCTCCGTTGGactctgtctccatggcaaaGACTCCGTCCTCGTTGCCAGCGGTGATGTGGAACTCGATGCGTGAGCTCCCGCTGCCGGGGTCGTCAGCATCCGTGGCTTTCACTGTCAGGATGGTGTGGCCTACTGGGGTGTCCTCAGAGAGGGTGTGGCTACCGtactgcaaacacacatacacacacaaacgcacacagacacacacacacacacaaggtcagtCAAAGGTCAAACACTTTGAGTTTCACCAGACGAGCGCGTAGCAGTCATGGAGATACTCACATCGTCATGGAGATACTCACATCGTCATGGAGATACTCACATCGCTCTGCTCAAAGATTGGCACTTCGTTGTTGACGTCTATGACCTTGATGACGACCTTGCACTCTGTGCTGAAACCTAAGACAGGacagtggatgagtgtgtgtgtatgtttaggtgtgtgtgtgtacgtatgtgtgtgtgttttacctggGTCGTGGACTCTCACGGTGAGACGATACTCGGTGGCGTCTCTCCTCTTGAGCAGCTGTCTGGACTGGACACGTCCCGTGATATCATCGATAGAGAACATGGGGGAGCTGGTTTCAGGAGCCTGGATCAGGAGCGTGTAGGACAGCAAGGAGTTGGCTGTGTTCTCCTCGTCCGCATCGCTGACCTGCAGCTGGCCCAGAGGGCTGCCTGAGAACAAGCAAGACATCTCTCACAGGAGGGAACCAGAGGACCCAGAGTCACGTGCATGCCCTGACCTGCAGGAGCTTCTACCTGGAAGCTCGTTCTCCTGGATCTCAAACACGGTCTCGtccagcaggcagacaggagggTTGTCA harbors:
- the cdh17 gene encoding cadherin-17; translated protein: MHLLLFSLLIGIAAGGGLDDKKGPLEDKVLNVPEAAPVPYALYQFHAVNPDVNGFRVSGDSEGKIQISRDGWLYLEEALVWAHAHTHTLQVEALVDTEPVEGPFTVTINVLDINNHAPSFNQTDYVAVIREGSVAGVPFTRVFASDLDDPESTNSHLSYSLVNQIPNKHSTPFFQINTETGEISTTEEGQRLLKAREGVVYSRGQDGSSHDALKRKFDEYCSPIKDVPYELNPFYTCVERAEMRRLNPLEDPDFVLFVRVEDLGGQSENALSSNTRVNVAVQQNLWVTPGPITIKEHLVTTYPMLIAKVQSNTHSALYRLVQKERLLPFPFSVTPEGEVMLTEQMDREEKSRYTVVVLAEDHEGNELDPPMEIQVLVEDVNDNPPVCLLDETVFEIQENELPGSPLGQLQVSDADEENTANSLLSYTLLIQAPETSSPMFSIDDITGRVQSRQLLKRRDATEYRLTVRVHDPGFSTECKVVIKVIDVNNEVPIFEQSDYGSHTLSEDTPVGHTILTVKATDADDPGSGSSRIEFHITAGNEDGVFAMETESNGEGRIVLVKPLDFEITPSTRLQIDARNPEPLMAGIQYDNQSTAFVTVEINDVDEAPEFDMDMLDVVLPENTSLGASVVTVGAKDPEGKLIEFKLEGDTKSWLEIDPATGEIKTKAKLDREVLEAFDVTVIAFEKANPQLSSECVVSVRLLDVNDNVPKLLETQAFICVKKPKPVILSATDADSAPYSQPFTFTFPQSKKSPNWDISSIDGTSAKLTMKKSPTEDKTFLIPINIKDSAGMGVTHKFEVRVCNCTELGYCYTKPGEHGFKYGMPTTIGILGGTLGFIVLLLVIVFHRIKKDNEKRRLQEGDTQSML